DNA sequence from the Malus domestica chromosome 11, GDT2T_hap1 genome:
GAGTAAGTATTCATCCTTTAAAGATTGAAGATAACACTCAGTCACATACATCACCATGAATAATTATCATGGCAGAGATCGAACATGGCATCAGACGTAGCATTTGCGAATGTGTCCCTTGCAAATATAGCAATCTTGATCCATTTACCACGCTCACGTTGGACAAGAAGTGATTTATTTCATCACACAGACCTCTCTGAGTCCATACACAAAtttagaaaaggaaaaaaaaaacaatttggaTCCATGGACTTGTAGGAACTAGTCCGTTTCAAACACGCTGGATTAGGTCCGgatctaattttaattttctattaCATGATCCGGTCTGTCCCGCTTTATTTTCAAATGGATCCGGTCCAATCCCTCCAATTGTATAGGCTCTGCCCGCTCCTAGTTATTAATGCTTTAACATGAAAAGAGAGATGCTTTCCTATTCGTTAATCATTGCATAATTAATGCCTTAATTGACACGTAAAGAGAGAGCCTATTCGTCAATCATTGCACAAATGCCTAAACGGATGATTGGAAATTTTCTCAAAGAGATTAAGGCTTAAATCATATAAAGGTTATTTTTAAAGGAAAGCTTCTCAAAGAGATGTACATACTTCGCTTCATCCATCCATCTACTACACATTTGATAATGTAAAGTTTTTCAAAGAGATATATATTTCGCTTCATCTCTCTATTCACTACATGTTTGATAAAAGAAAGTTTCTCAAAGAGATAAATActtcacttcatccatccatccaCCACATGTCTGATAATGGAAAGCTTCTCAAAGAGGTATATACTTTGCTTCATCTATCCACTACACGTCTGATTAGGGTTCTATTAAATGTTTTCTCCTTTCGTTCTCCTTATTATAAGGGTCATCATATACCATTGCTCCCAACTACATTAGTTTCTCAGACAACAATGGCAGCATTTAATCGTGGAAAATATACCACAATTCTCAGCATTGACGGAGGAGGAGTGAGAGGCATCATCCCGGCCACCATACTTGACTGTCTTGAATCCGAACTCCAGGTTATATATATTGTCTCTGTTCCCGCCTTTTATTCTTAGTTCTTCCTAACTTGAATATGTTCTTTAATTATGTACCAAATTGTTACCATTCTAAAATCTCCGTCTAGCATTGCCTAAGTGCTAGATGGTTGGGTATCTCCCCGATTAATTCCTAGGCATTTGAAACTGATAGACTTGATTAGGCGTTCGCCTAGCAGGCCTAGGCACCTGCCTAGGTCGCGACTCTCACTTACATAGAAAAttgataacttttattttgcaatttattttttcaataaatgtaaaagacttgttgaatactggAATAAACGATCATTATATGCTTGCTTCTCATGTTCTCAATATATTtgaatactttataatttatatatcatttattttgcaatttatgtatcttaatataattatgtgtcccattaagtataaataggcacttatttataatatataatagggttaaactctgtttactacctgaagttttgtggttttctacatttagtacatcaagtttttttcgtcccagagtcatacctaaaatgtaaattttgggacagtctcatacatccgttaatcaaactgttaagtctcctgttaactgtgacgtggcgtccatgtggacaatgactgggcgccacgtggaattttttttagagaagggattttagtgaaaaaaaaattccctggccaaattttttttttcccacaacCATGTACTTACAATTTGTTTCCCGCcaaaattttttgaaattttttttccttcttcttcctcaagggGACGAACTagttccccttttttttttctttttttttttccttcttccttcttcttcttcttcttcttcttcttcttcttcttcttctgggttgcaggggattgggtttttgcaCCGGGGGGGGGACAAACtaggttcggttttttttttttttttttttccttcttctgggttgcagggggttgGGTTTTGGAGGGTGGACGAActgggttcggtttttttttgttttttcttcttcttcttcttcttgttgcagGGGGTTGGGTTTTAGGGGGGGGGGTGGACGAACTGGATtcggttttcttttttttcttcttactccttctcctcctcctcctccttcttcttcttcttcctcggggGGACGAActaggttcttttttttttcttcttctttttcttccgggttttttttttgtttttttggtttttttttccttcttcttcttcttctgggtttttttttgttttttgttttgtacttcctttttcttcttcttcctgagCGTGGAGTCGAAGATGGTGATGGGAGGGTGGGATTTGTTGAAGATGAAGAGGTGGGTGATGGGAGGGTGGGCACGAGTGGGATTTGGGGAaggtgaaggttttttttttttttttaaatatatatatatatttttttattatttttttttaatttccacgtggatgacacgtggcacccAAGCATTGttcacatgggcgccacgtcacagttaacgggagacttaacagtttgactaacggatgtatgagactgtcccaaaatttacactttaggtacaactttgagacgaaaaaaacttgatgcactaaatgttgaaaaccacgaaacatgagggtagtaaacagtcttttgccctatATAATCTATTTGCTTAAATCTGCTAACCGCCTGGATGCTAGGCCCCACCTTGCTGCCTGATTAGCGCCTaacattttttagaaccttgattgtTACTGATATTGTTCCTCGCATCTGTGTGcatgaaaatttcaaaagaaactGGATGGTGAAGATGCAAGGATTGCAGACTACTTCGACTTCATTGCCGGAACCAGCACGGGAGGCCTTATCACAGCCATGCTCACCAAACCAGATGAAAAAAACAAACCTCTTTTTGCAGCAAATAAAATCgttgaattttttgttgaagAGGCTCCAAAATTCTTCCCTCCACCAAATCCTGTGGAGGAGCCAAGGTACGTATATATTGTTGGAGTAATAATAGAAAATGTGGAAATAGTACAAGAATTCCAATGATAATAATATAAAGAGAATGACAACATTGATTGTGTacaagattaatataaacaattagggAGAAAGTAAGAAAAACAGACGAACATGGAGATTGaagcttgcataaatgcaatgtttTAAAGACATAATTTCGCctctactcttgtgcttgtagttcgttAGACATCCGTCTctcaggattcaacaatctataatatGAAATCGAATCACCGTAATCTTCAGCTCGCCTAGACATGGTCGAGGTGCGCCTTAGGGCGTTTTGAGGCGACTGAAAACCTTGCTTGAAATATTATGGGGGCCCTCAAAGTCGAAGGCTTGGGCCTCTGAGGCTctgccttcttttttttttttctttttttgttcagTTGCAACGGCGGCATCTTCATGAAGAAGATGATCGCAAAGTAGAAGACGAATGATTTTTCTTTAAGACTTGGGTAGAACAACATCATTTTGTCCAAatctaatatttatttatttattttttaaataaccCACAGTAGTCCCTAATTATTTAGGTCTCATAAGGCTTTGCCTCATGGCTCAAGGCTTTCGCCTAGGCGATGCTATCCATAAAACGCCACTGCTATGCTTTGCCTTTTACAACATTGCTCTTAAGACACGACTCAAAAttgaacaacaaaaaataagagAAACAGAGCGGGAAACCCCTATTTCTCAAGAGGGTTTTCTCGTGGTAAATCTAGTActtactatttatttattttttccaaaattAAACAACAAAGAATGAGAGAAACAGACGGCATATTCTTGAAGAATTTTAGAAAGTTGAAGAGGCTGGCAGGAAACTACTTGCAGGAGGGTTTTCTACGGCTTACGGGACCAAAGTTCGATGGTGTTTATCTGCGAAACAAGATCGTGCAGACCGTTGGAGAAACAAAGATTCGAGATACCTTAACCAACATTATCATTCCCAGTTGTGATATGAAGTACCTCCATCCGGTCGTCTTCTCCACTTTGAAGGTTCGATTAGTAATGGGTTTCGAAGCATTTTTGTATAACTAATATTCGAGTTTCTTTTATGGATAATATAGTCTACACTAGCCTAAGTCTACTATAATATGAGTTTATTTCTCTAGTATTAGTACTCGTTAACATATAAATCGTCATGCAGGCAAAACGAGACCACTCAAAGGATGTTCTGCTAAGAGATGTCTGCATTGCTACATCTGCAGCACCGTTCTATCTCCCTCCTCACAAATTTGAGCAGGGCACAATAAAATATGACCTAGTCGATGGTGGTGTTGCAGCCAACAATCCCGTACGTACTGCTGTACAATTTTAATACTTAATTTTGATGATCTTAATGATGGTGTATgccatatataaattataacaaATTGCATGAAGATTGCATTATATTCAACAAACATCTTACACTGTCACCAACGTTTCCAGACTTTGCTTGCAATCATTGAAAGTGCCAAGGAGAAGTCTGATAATAAAAGTGGGGCAGAGCGCCTGCATATTGATAGTAGTAAGCTTCTGGTTCTGTCCCTGGGAACTGGATCTGCAAAGAAGGGTGCGATGCTGGAAGTCGGAAATCGCGGCGAGTGGGGAATCTTGAAATGGTTGGTGAATCCAAAAAGCAGCAGTATCCCTTTAATTGATGTTCTTACGACTCCAAGTGTCAACATGGTTGAAGTATACCTGTCTGCTTTCTTCAATGTCTCCGGCTCTGATGACAATTATCTCCGGATCCAGGTTTATTTTTCGATTGTTTAACCATGTCCATGCATGCTTTACTTCAATGTCGTCTCCGGATCTGCAGGCACACACCTTCTTACTTGCTGGTTATCCGTGCTGCAGGAGGATGGCTTGAAACCTGATGAAATTGATATGACTGATTCAAGTCCTGAAAATCTCAAAAAACTTGTGAAGGCTGGGACTGACCTCCTTGAAAAAACTGTCAGTGCAATGAACCTCGACACTGGCTGGTATGATAAACCAACTGACATGACATGCAAATACAAAGACGCAATTGCAGGGTGAGTGCCCACAAGAATCATTATGATCCCTTTCATAACAAAAAAATGTGGGTGATATGTCTGTTTGTTTTATAATTTGTGCAGATTTGCCCAAAAACTGTCACGTGAAAAAAAGAGGCGAGCAAATACATGAAAATCGAACGTTCTGTTTTCGATAACCCTCTTAATTTGTGGTTTTATATCATAGTACTTGAAGATGACAGCAACGGAGTCTTGATGCTCGTCTCTTaccaagaaagagagaaaatttcATCttggaacaaaaaataaattaaaacgtATGCCTACTAGTAAATAAATTCAGCCATTTAAGGACTCGCTGAACAAATTTGGTGTAAGTTTCTCTTAAATGTTTGTAATGTGTTGTTAATTCTCTTGTCTAGAAGAAAGTAATTGTTAttagtactccaaaaatcttattctacactctaaactttctatattaggaaagaaaaatacaattatCACGAGTGTAGAGTGAGATTTTTGAAAAGTCAATAACATTTCCTTATATAtgtctctactaattaataaaacactaattgccaaccaaaaccctatgaaattaccagtttaaccctctaattaaaacagaacatgaataagaaatatagggcagaaatgtaatttcacaccaccaaattttgcttttgtttttttttcaaagtctcacctatatgtgatcataacatatctctaatcatataaaaaaaattaaaaaaaataacttccgactctcacattctctatcactcccttcctctctccttctatttcaaaaaaagtaaattgtagttatggtcccttaactttaactcaattggagcaatggtcccttaactaaaaattcattactattggtccctcaactcatcaaaatgtgcagctattgtccctcaactaaaaatccattattattggtctctcaactcatcaaaacgtgtagctatggtccctcaactaaaaattcattaccattggtccctcaactttaattcaactggagaaatggtcccttaactttaacatAATTGTaccaatggtccttccaacataactcgttttgataaaaaaaattacgtagttgacgaaaatgaccataattacacactttaatgagttgagggaccctaattatataaatggttattccaacataacttattttgacaaaattttgacgaaattgatgaaaaagacTATAActgcacattttgataagttgagagaccaatggtaatgaatttttagttgagggatcattactccaatttgattaaatttgatggaccattgctacaatttactagGAATAAAATGAGCTTGTTTCTTCTCGTTCTTGACAAGTGCGATTCGTGACAGACATCACTGGTGGTTCTCGATCGGGTATCGAGTCTCGCTtgctatgaatatatatatatataatccttTATGTTAATTAGATCTAGTGATTGACATCAGAGTACGCGACgaacaagattacaaaataataaaaatattattaaataacaaaaatgtcGAAACGATTACAAAATCCAAAAAGACTACATTGCGACTGATTTGTTTATCATACTAAACTACAAACTCTATTTATAGATaatcaaaacctaagaaacccacAAGGCCTAAATCataaactaaaaaacaaaatccaaatattaaaataaacttatatattaatatttttaacacTCCCACCAAACTCATGAAGGTACATGACATGAATTTAACAACTGACAATGTGGATACTTAAGATACTCAAAGAAATTTTGTCCTcgaaatttggaagatcttacTCCTTGTATACTTAAGAAACTCAAAGAAGAAAAGTTCCGAGTAAGTATGTGCTCTTACAAAAGTTTCGAGTAAGTATATCAAAGTGTAATATCTTACTCCTTTATCTCATAATTTCAATATCCTTTTGGTATCTACTTAATCACTACTGGATCGAGACTAAGATAATACCAAAGACTACGAATTTCCATACCTATCTCTAGCATACTTCACCTAGATACCTACATAGGACTATTTGATCCcaaatcttattcataccaaaGAGTAAGATAATACCAACTATATTGGTCATTATATTTCATCAAATTAATTTCAACCCACACTAGATATTATTGAATCCTCAAATTGAAGAAGGGATGTGATTTTgtaaaaataacaataaattaaGGGTGTTTGTTATACCAGATTATTTCGAATTGGACTAGTTTCAAGGACTAAAGTACCAGATTATTTCGAATTGGACTAGTTTCAAGGACTAAAGTGGCTTAGAATAGATAAAATTAGATTGActtagtgaaacgtttggtgcagtatcaaATTAAGCTTGACTAGCTATTGTAAATATTACATTTTTTCCAAGTTTCAATGAAACTTGAAAAGTTTGAACtttgataaaataataataataataataaatgtaTAATCTGAAAAAGTCTTAAAAATGGAAAACAATCATTGTGGGATTCTTTCTCTGAGGATTCTAAAAATTTTgtgatcgtgaccgttcatcatatatcatacgatcagaaatcattttaaattttaaaattttaaaataaatataaataatatctaacaaaaactaactgcacgatatacaataaacgATTACGATCACCGAATTCCTAAGATCTCAAAAAGAATTCTGGCCGAATCCTTTTCCGAGAGGCGTCTGATTCtagatttttcaaatttttttatttcaaatatacaacaatttatataatgacaACGGGTGTAAAAAGCCGTCTTCACTGAAAATTTTATAATGATTTGAAAGAAATCTGATGTCACGTGCAGTCCATAGCCCACACCCAAAAGTCCCAATCGCAATCTACAGCGAAGCTATTCCATTTTTctattcaattattcaattttatttgc
Encoded proteins:
- the LOC114819483 gene encoding patatin-like protein 2; amino-acid sequence: MFDKRKFLKEINTSLHPSIHHMSDNGKLLKEVYTLLHLSTTRLIRVLLNVFSFRSPYYKGHHIPLLPTTLVSQTTMAAFNRGKYTTILSIDGGGVRGIIPATILDCLESELQKLDGEDARIADYFDFIAGTSTGGLITAMLTKPDEKNKPLFAANKIVEFFVEEAPKFFPPPNPVEEPRMRETDGIFLKNFRKLKRLAGNYLQEGFLRLTGPKFDGVYLRNKIVQTVGETKIRDTLTNIIIPSCDMKYLHPVVFSTLKAKRDHSKDVLLRDVCIATSAAPFYLPPHKFEQGTIKYDLVDGGVAANNPTLLAIIESAKEKSDNKSGAERLHIDSSKLLVLSLGTGSAKKGAMLEVGNRGEWGILKWLVNPKSSSIPLIDVLTTPSVNMVEVYLSAFFNVSGSDDNYLRIQEDGLKPDEIDMTDSSPENLKKLVKAGTDLLEKTVSAMNLDTGWYDKPTDMTCKYKDAIAGFAQKLSREKKRRANT